TCGCCGCCGTGCAGCTGACCATGCTCACAGCAGCCCTCTGGAGCGGAGAGGCGATTGGCAGTTACCAATGGCTGGGGCTGGCCGCTGCCTTTGGCGGGCTGATCATCCTTTTATTTCCCGGACTCACCGCACCACCCGTAGGGGCCTCCGTGCTGATGGCGATGGCCGGAATATCGTGGGGTTTCTATTCCCTACGAGGGCGCGGCTCTGAAAATCCACTTGGTGATACCGCCGCCAATTTCATGCGGTCGGTTCCCTTCGCCCTCCTGCTCGCCGTAGCAAATGCAGGCGCGATGCACCTCACCCGCCCGGGAATCACCTTCGCACTCCTGTCGGGCATTCTCGCGTCTGGAATCGGGTACACGATCTGGTACAGCGCATTGCGGGGCTTGTCTGCGACCCAGGCAGCAGTTGTGCAGCTGACCGTCCCCATTATCGCCTCCGTGGCAGGGGTGCTGTTGCTCGCCGAAGCGGTGACGGCCCGGCTGGGAATAGCAACGGTGGTGATCCTGGGGGGTGTCGCGCTGGCCTTATTGGGGCACAGGCTGAATCCTGGGGTCGAAGGATCGTAGCGACTGGGCTTGCTCGGCGCTGGGGGACGCATTAAACTGCGACGGCCGTACCCTGTTCTGATAAACTCAAACCACACGGGAGCGCATGCCATGCCGGACCATGCCGACTCGTCCTCCGTACTAGACGCAGAGCACGTGATCAAACCACCGGCTGAGTTTAGCGCACAGGCCCACGCCAGTGATGATTCCATCTATGCAGCGGCCAGAAAAGACCGGCTCGCTTTTTGGGCCAATCAGGCCGAAGAACTGCA
This Candidatus Neomarinimicrobiota bacterium DNA region includes the following protein-coding sequences:
- a CDS encoding DMT family transporter: MTAAAANRTGALTALAMVAFAANSLFNKAGFSGNTIDAGSFAILRLISAAVALAAIATLPGQTRPTRTSGSWLSAGFLFGYAAAFSFAYVELSVGTGALILFAAVQLTMLTAALWSGEAIGSYQWLGLAAAFGGLIILLFPGLTAPPVGASVLMAMAGISWGFYSLRGRGSENPLGDTAANFMRSVPFALLLAVANAGAMHLTRPGITFALLSGILASGIGYTIWYSALRGLSATQAAVVQLTVPIIASVAGVLLLAEAVTARLGIATVVILGGVALALLGHRLNPGVEGS